A stretch of Lactiplantibacillus brownii DNA encodes these proteins:
- a CDS encoding gamma-glutamyl-gamma-aminobutyrate hydrolase family protein, with protein sequence MTKPIIGVAPGTLAVDSEMFPGRQRDYVNQVYLRSITDNGGMPLILPVTQDKETIERYVGLIDGLLLCGGQDVDPLTYGEEPLEKLGGIDPKRDAYEIALIKAVHAAHKPILGICRGIQILNACYGGTIYQDLSYMPAGQGTIKHLQAQLPAYGMHHVTVTAESKLAHFLGQTKLAVNSFHHQALHKIAPGFRVVATAPDDVVEAIEADAGGLRLAVQWHPEEMQQVTPVMARLFAKFIAETNQIKD encoded by the coding sequence ATGACAAAGCCAATTATTGGGGTAGCGCCAGGAACATTAGCAGTAGATAGTGAAATGTTTCCTGGGCGTCAACGGGATTATGTCAATCAGGTCTATTTACGATCAATTACGGATAACGGTGGGATGCCGTTAATCTTGCCGGTCACGCAGGATAAAGAAACTATCGAACGGTATGTTGGTCTAATTGATGGGCTGTTGCTTTGCGGTGGTCAAGATGTTGATCCATTGACTTATGGGGAAGAACCATTGGAAAAGTTAGGTGGTATCGATCCTAAACGCGATGCTTATGAAATTGCGTTGATCAAGGCAGTACATGCGGCCCACAAGCCGATTTTGGGAATCTGCCGGGGCATTCAAATTTTGAACGCTTGCTACGGTGGGACCATTTACCAGGATCTGTCTTATATGCCAGCGGGGCAAGGGACAATCAAACATTTACAAGCACAATTACCAGCTTATGGGATGCACCATGTAACGGTTACGGCTGAGTCAAAATTAGCACATTTCTTAGGTCAAACAAAATTGGCAGTAAATTCTTTCCATCACCAAGCGTTACACAAAATTGCCCCTGGTTTTCGAGTTGTGGCGACTGCGCCAGACGACGTGGTCGAAGCAATCGAAGCGGATGCAGGTGGATTACGACTGGCCGTGCAATGGCATCCAGAAGAAATGCAGCAAGTTACACCAGTTATGGCGCGCTTGTTTGCCAAATTTATTGCGGAAACTAATCAGATTAAGGATTGA
- the thiD gene encoding bifunctional hydroxymethylpyrimidine kinase/phosphomethylpyrimidine kinase: MNEFPEVLTIAGTDSGGGAGIMADLKTMQARHVFGTAVVVAVTAQNTLGVQDFMALPAKLINEQFASLAADFKIRACKTGMLADATHVKLVARALQQYDFGPLIVDPVMIAKGGAALLADDAIETVRTDLLPLATVVTPNLPEAERLTGLVIHDAAGMVVAGHALQQLGAKNVIIKGGHESNASTAADFVCLADGQAFWLAAPRVDTVRTHGTGDTLSACLTAELAKGVPMATAIHTAKAYVTAAIKQTIQVGHGHGPLNHWVAPSDEVQQYDN, from the coding sequence ATGAATGAATTTCCAGAAGTATTGACGATTGCCGGCACGGACAGCGGTGGTGGTGCGGGTATCATGGCTGATTTAAAAACAATGCAAGCCCGACACGTTTTTGGGACCGCCGTGGTAGTTGCGGTTACGGCGCAAAACACGTTAGGTGTCCAAGACTTTATGGCGTTGCCAGCAAAACTGATTAATGAACAATTCGCGTCGTTGGCGGCTGATTTTAAAATTCGGGCTTGTAAAACAGGAATGCTAGCGGATGCGACACATGTCAAATTAGTTGCTAGGGCATTACAGCAATATGATTTTGGCCCACTGATTGTTGATCCAGTGATGATTGCTAAGGGTGGTGCTGCCTTGTTAGCGGATGATGCAATCGAAACTGTACGCACAGACCTATTACCCTTAGCAACGGTTGTTACCCCCAATTTGCCCGAAGCTGAACGTTTAACGGGACTGGTCATCCATGATGCGGCAGGGATGGTTGTCGCTGGTCACGCCTTGCAACAACTCGGTGCTAAAAATGTCATTATCAAGGGCGGCCATGAGTCTAATGCCAGCACGGCAGCTGATTTTGTTTGCTTGGCGGATGGCCAAGCGTTTTGGCTGGCGGCTCCGCGGGTTGACACGGTTCGGACCCATGGGACGGGAGACACATTATCAGCTTGCTTAACGGCTGAACTTGCTAAAGGGGTTCCGATGGCAACTGCCATTCACACGGCTAAAGCTTATGTGACCGCGGCAATAAAACAAACGATTCAAGTTGGTCATGGTCACGGTCCGTTAAATCATTGGGTGGCACCAAGTGATGAGGTTCAACAATATGACAATTGA
- the thiE gene encoding thiamine phosphate synthase: MTIEFSAEQLRAYFVCGSQDVGNRGLVEILEAGLRAGITAFQFRDKGISRLTATERLQLGQQLHRLCATYQVPFIVDDDVELALALKADGIHVGQRDQQIRQVLAQVAGKMFVGLSCSTPAEVLAANQLSGLAYLGSGPVFPTTSKADADPVIGLPGLTNLVQLAQTPIVAIGGITESQLGKIAETGASGAAVISLLTQSPDMTATVQKMLQAWV; the protein is encoded by the coding sequence ATGACAATTGAATTTTCGGCGGAACAGTTACGGGCATACTTTGTTTGTGGCTCCCAAGATGTGGGAAATCGTGGCTTAGTAGAAATTCTTGAGGCTGGATTACGAGCGGGAATTACAGCTTTTCAATTTCGCGACAAGGGAATCAGTCGGTTAACGGCTACGGAACGCTTACAATTGGGGCAACAATTGCACCGACTTTGTGCCACGTACCAGGTGCCGTTCATTGTGGATGATGATGTCGAGTTAGCGCTGGCTTTGAAAGCGGATGGGATTCATGTTGGACAGCGCGATCAGCAAATTCGGCAAGTCTTGGCCCAAGTTGCAGGTAAGATGTTTGTCGGCCTATCTTGTTCGACCCCTGCAGAAGTTTTGGCAGCCAATCAGTTGTCTGGTTTGGCTTACTTAGGGAGTGGGCCGGTATTTCCAACAACTTCAAAAGCAGATGCTGATCCGGTGATTGGCTTGCCGGGATTGACCAATTTGGTTCAACTTGCGCAGACACCAATTGTGGCTATCGGTGGCATTACTGAATCGCAACTGGGAAAGATTGCGGAAACGGGTGCGAGTGGGGCAGCGGTCATCTCACTATTAACACAAAGCCCAGACATGACCGCAACCGTTCAAAAAATGTTACAAGCGTGGGTGTGA